A region of the Vigna unguiculata cultivar IT97K-499-35 chromosome 9, ASM411807v1, whole genome shotgun sequence genome:
aatattattttttaacttgtaatttacttaaaaaataaagtaaatagaaaatattttttaaaatttagttcatTATAAATCctatgtaaaattattaaaaagctcattttatttcttttttcttttttaaaaatgtttatgcaaaaaatattcaaatatgtctTTATGCCTCATATAATATGAGAGGATGGGTATCTTGGTTTAGACTAGGagtggcaatgcgggccggtCCGGCCCGTTTAGGCCCGGCCGCATAAGGTTCGCAAAAAGCGGGCTGATCCACCCTGTCCCGCATATTTTATGCGGGTTGAAAACATTGGTCTGTCCCGCATACTTCTTGGTCCGCGGGCCTGCTAGTCGGCccgtttttttttattttttatgataaaactttcaatgtttaaaatttgggaaactttaagaagttcacaaaattaagtaaagactttggggaattagatgataaattgataattcaacattttcatcatattcatactatgacatacacaatgtattctttaaattttaacacattaaaaattacgtaatacttgtcttttccagttatacaagaatttgaaacgttaatgcaagagtctataaaagaagtaattaatatacacagttgtaagttttttttttttaattttattcggGCTTGCGGGCCAGCCCGCGCGGGCTGCGGACTAGCCCATGCAGACTACGGGCCTATGTAGGCCCGTCCCCTGCGAACCTACAAGCTCACTATCTTGACCCACTCCACATTTTTTCTGCGGACCTACAAACCGAACTCGCAGATCAAATTCTAATTGTCATCCCTAGTTTAGACGTTGGCCATTGTGATTAATGAAGGGCCCAACATCTGTCTAGGGGTCAATAACCAATACCAACTCTTTTgacttatattataattatagtgcAATAATAGTATTAACATTTTGTCATCATTTAACGTGAAACCCGCACCTCACAATATTTATCTCATGCctgtttctttttctctttcttttatcctttgtttttcaaaatttcttgtccttcctttttaaatttttatgtattttatctttttcaaaatttgaccACACTTTGTATTTTAAACCGAATTGGTTCCTATttattctaaaagaaaaatctttttgtttatgattttgCCATTAAAAAAGGTGAGTTTGTGTGCACTGTAACTATGGATGATaacaaatcatataaaatatagatcGAATATGAATAGTGTTTACTTGTTACCTAACCtgcaataaaaaattcaatcattACTTCGATTCGATATccatttaaaaagttttagctGAGTTTTTAGACTTCACGAATATCAATGgatatatgtgatttttttaaaaaaagaaaaatttataatttttaaaaaaaaatttaagtaaaattataaaaaaaatatataaaatataatttttatttttatgagtgATGAATATTTTGTGAGTGCAGATAATATgagtaaatattaaattatgttatgtttgaTCTTATAAGTAAATATTAATTCACTTATTATCCATAACTGATCTTATCCAAAGATACTGCATACGTAGATATTTTACTCGTCTTAATTATAACATGGTTATATTTGTGACTTAAGTTctcataatataatatgtttactcctttttattttttggataaTTATTGAATCTTTATATAActgttatttgatatttatataattacaataataatatcatattttatttattgtgtttttattttttaaaaataatattaaattgatatttaaaatcataaaaaaattatacaaatatattcagctgaaaataaaaataagacaaaatttaCATTCACTGAGAAAGAGaataacgataataataattttttacccTAGTGGATGacataatcaatatttttttttaataacaaagtATTGTATTTAAGTAAGTCAAGAAACATATAttgataaaagtttaaaaaaaaattgtttataaaaaataaattggtttcttaaatatataaatgaattcgAATGCAAAAGGAGAGAAACTACGATAGCAAATAAAAGTATCCCAGTACTGAAAACTTAGGCATTGTAAAAGGCGGTGAATATtactatgaaaaataataatttgacaccaaataaatttttacactcattcgatattaccttttatttattttttctttaaaaatataaaaaataaattctattaaaaaccattttacatgtataaaaaattgtaagGATTTTCCAAACACTACCTGCGAACAGACACGTAAGCGATGAATATATTATGTATGAATCCGGCTATAAATAGGGAAGGATATTTGCAAGTCCTTCACACTTCCACAAACTAAGCCTTTCATTTCAGTCTTCAAAATGAGATATTTTCTTACTCTGCTTCCTCTCCTTTTCCTCTTCCTGGTATGTTTTCATTTCTCCTACCTTATGCCTTAACTTCACttacatttacattttatatcTACCTCAATTTTACCATCTCTATTTATCTTTACAATTGTGAAatatttgcattatactttttaaaattccaCACAAGTGAACTTTATTTCCTCTATTTGTTTGCTTATGTGTTGTGTTCTGATCTAAATACgaaatatattaacttttaaatatcaCATGGATGTCGACAAAATTTGTAATTGTGAAAAAATTCACAATAGTTAAAAATGGATATTGTAAATGAATACTCATGAATAATGGATAtggatattttgtatatatgtaCGTTAACGGGACAAATACgagtatatataaatatccaTACTTGTTATActatgattttaaattaaaaaaatattaaaatatacataattaaaatattaacacattaattttgaatgagttattttttatcaattaatttaaaaaaaaattatgtgtaaATTGTCAATaccatttaaattaatcatttggattttatttaaaatctataaatattatgtattatattttatttaaatttacaattaagatatattattaaatattttttttaaatatctgcAAATATCTAtgcaaacataaaaataaatacgagataaatatttatacttgtTCACCCCGTTTCGTTAACATTGGCACGTAAGTAAATAAGTAAAGCCTTCCCGAAAAAATTACAACCTATACTACGTCAAATATTTTAAGACATAAATCAAATGAAGACctgcataaaattttatttaatagaaaGTCAAAATTTGCATTATTCAAAAAGAATTTCAAAAGCAAATGTTCGTTTTACTTACGTAGATATAaacgtttattattattttattgtttcttaAAATCAAACCTATATAAGGTAGTTAACAATAAAATTGTCCCATGTGCAAAtgtcttattttaaaataaacttttaagtAAATTACTGAAAAAATcgtattaaaagtaaattatataatgtAAGAAAAGTTAGATTTATCTTACGATGAAACAATTCTACCTCATCCTATTTAAGTAGTAGTtacatttttctataatttattttacattgaattttgTTATGGAGAATGCTAATTagtacattaaaattaatagttaaaaaataattaatgtgcaTTGATtctatatttttacataaaaaattagaataatttactctattaattaaaataataaaaatacatatataatattttataaagacaacaattttctttaaaaattttaaacaataactCTATAATACAAAATAAGTATTTTGGAATTTTGAAGGTATCTCTTAAACAAAaagtgacaaaaatatttttctggcATATTGttagttttatgtatttataattaataattcatatattaaaatgttatttgttttttaaatataagagACTTTATTAAGTTGAGAGAAATGTTGTAAAAGATTATTCAAAAGTTAAGATAatgaaaattcaataaaatttcaaattgacactttaattaatttttttaaccttttagatatttaacattatttttttgttaatttttctattaatttaatttttttatgtataattatattttaatttttaacaacattaaaatatagtattttattatttttttattattttttaaatctaattagtgaacattaaataaaatattaaacataattgTATAACACTTATGAAAacttttatcctttaaataaaatagaacttATCATGTcagatttcatttaatatgaCAATTAACTATGAACCGTTATAAGATTTAGTAtgtattaattatccttaatcAACATTCTTAGATAGGGGTTAGTAGAACCTTagtttgttaatatatatatacatatatatatatatatatatatatatatatatatatatataaagataaagctACATGTATAAACTATatgtcaaataatatttttaattaattaatatcacaagtcaaaatttcaaaaagtcatgcgaaacctaaaaaaaatattatgttaaggtgaaaaacaatatttataccTTCATTGATTATTGAAATGTGTTAgacattttaattaagtaaattatTCTTTCCAGCCAATTTTTACATTTacttatcatattatttattttttgttggaaTGTGtctcaaattataatatttatttttgaaccaaaacagtgacataatttatttttttatttgtttaagaaATAGTATACTATGATTTGCCTTTTGGTAGTAATTAgtttggtttcttttttttttcttttattcgaGAAGTTTGTAACAAATGTGGAATCAAGAAACATGGGAGGAGAATATTGGAAAATGGCCGCGAAAAATCAGGATATAGCAGAAGAATTTAAAGGTCTTCCAACTCATGAAAACGATGAAATTTATGCTAAGAGGGAAAGAAAAGATGTAAAAGATTCTGATTTGAACTCCAATGTTGCAACTTATTTTAACAAGGGCATTGATAttgaatcaaagaaaaaaattacgagAACATTTGAGGCAAGACCTAATTCTTCAGCATATGGTGAAAAGGATATTGATTGtatggaaaaaaagaaaatgaagaaacatTTTGAACCAAGACCTAATGTTTCAGCTTATGATGATAATGAAGTTGGtgtaaaggataaaaataaagttatgaaAGATTTTGAACCAAGACTTAATGCTTCGGCCTATGGTGATAATAAGGTTGATGTgaaggaaaaaaacaaatctGTGAAAGATTTTGAACCAAGACCTAATGTTTCGGCTTATGGTGACAACGACATTGatgcaaagaagaagaaagaagttaAGGAAGATTTTGAACCAAGACCCAATGTTTCAGCTTATGGTGACAGTGACATTGatgcaaagaagaagaaagaagttaAAGAAGATTTTGAACCAAGACCTAATGTGTCAGCTTATGGTGACAACAACATTGatgcaaagaagaagaaagaagttaAGGAAGATTTTGAACCAAGACCTAATGTTTCGGCTTATGGTGACAACGACATTGatgcaaagaagaagaaagaagttaAAGAAGATTTTGAACCAAGACCTAATGTGTCAGCTTATGGTAACAACGACATTGatgcaaagaagaagaaaaaagttaagGAAGATTTTGATCCAAGACCTAATGTTTCAGCTTATGGTGATAATGATGTTCAAGAGAGGGAAAAAAACCTAGCTGATAAATTTTTTGAACCAAGACCTAATGTTTCAGCCTATGGTGACAATGAAGTTAGTGCAAAGCAAAAGAAGGAGGTTGTGAAGGATTTTGAACCAAGACCTAATGCTTCGGCTTATGGTGACAACGACATTGatgcaaagaaaaagaatgaagtTAAAGAAGATTTTGAACAAAAACCTAACGTGTCAGTATATGACGAATAAGTAAAGTATGCTATAACTACAATAAATGATgtaacttaataataaaatttgtgtgCCACGTATCTAATGAATAGTATGAAATGTTATATTATGACTTTTATTTAAAGAAGTACGAGTATAATTGATTGTGTGGTTTATTATTGTTTAGAAAATCACCAAAAAATggaagtaattttttaaaaattgttttcgaAATTAAAAACCTATATTCTCTACTGTTAACATTATagtaaaagaatatattattattctaaaataaaaaaggaataatTCAAGAggaacataatttttatatcgGTTCGTCTTTATTATCTATAGTGCCTAGTTTTTTTGTTAACCACCAAGTTCTACTACATAAAAACTAATACGCACGAtattatttcaattgttttcATAAACAGCGATGAATGCAACTATTCTTTGAGACAAGTTTATTTTGCTTTATAGAAATCTCTAATGATATAAATATCTGAAATTAAGAAtacaatatctaatataattggATATGGAATTAGACTTAATATAAAGCCTCTCATAACTATATaggataataattattataaataattagttgCATTTGCTTTCATAAACttcttcttatttatatatatatatatatatatatataattttaatataatttatgtatttgatatttgtacAGTCTTGATTATATGGTCCGACTTATTCCTAAAGATGATAAGACGTTTCAAAGCTGACCTAAAATCTATGAATCTAGGAATTGGGTCTAAGTTTGTATTGTTACtagttgatattttattaaaatattttgtatatgagatattttttttagtcaattaattattatttttgtaactacTTTTCCTATAAATTAAAGGTAAATTCCCAGGTTCAAGGGAACTATTTTTTCACCACAGTACTCTTTGTTTCATATTAGGTCAAGATAATGCTCCATATTTTTGTCTTCGATAAAAGACTtagtttttttatgaaacaatatctttaaaaatttaatacatttatcTTGGGTTTAagtatacttttatattatgaGTTTTGAcacaaaattggaattcatctatttttgaaattttaatacatttttgttcataaattttaaaatgaatgaatataatatttttaacccaattacattaaattttgttaaggtGTGAAACACGTTTTGTACTATCATTTATATTGTTCACACTGTGTAACACATTCCCACTTTAATATCTATTGGTAAACACTTTGACACATCAAAAcaatttaacataattgagttaaaaaagaTTGTATTTATTCATTTGTAAAGTTTGCGGATCAAAAGTGTATCAAAGATTCAGACAGTGACAATTTCTAGTTTAACGACAAAattcaaggactaaaaacatacttaccATTTATCTTGACATCCCCTAAATTTTGTCTGAAGATCCACCACTGATTAGTTGTGAATTCAACAAGCTTAATATGTTAATATGATATCAGAGTCATAAGAATCTATCATAGTCGATATTTAAATCTATTGGGTCACCCGGTATTAGGTCTCTCTTTATTACCACACTCAATATTCTCAATGAGAATGCATAACATCCTTCGTGGGAAAATATGTTAGAGATCAATATATAAGTGAAgacaaacttatttttattgagCCATTTTAATGAGAATGAGTTAGATTGAAACTCCCTCTCtttcttaatatattaaaaattttaatcaactaaataaaaaatcaaattataatattagtttatatgtgttttaatGTGTGAGGATCAGTTGTAGTGAAaggttaatttaattaagttaattgtatattttaagatttaattagtGTAATTCTAcgttacaaaattaataataagacaaaaataaattaactacgGATTAAGTAATTAACACAACTTTCAAAGAagatttactattttttataatctcacttttaccatttttagtataatatgCTTCGGTCTTCAgaattttttagaaattatttactatttttaaatgaatattcTTTTTGGTAGTTAAATTgaatgataaatttgaaaaatgtctATAGAAGTGTTATGGAAAATTAAAATGGTATGAATGATACGTgtgatcatttttatttttcaaacattttataatCGGTTTTGTATTTTCCTAgagaatataataatatagagAGAATGAAATATCGATTGAGCTtgttagattaaaaataatagttttacaTCCTTTTAAAATTCGAGAGAAATATATTTGTTGAGTAAATGTAATATCAAAACcttcaaattttattacaagTTTTTTAGATTCAGTAAGGAAGAAGGGTGCAGCTTAATAGGATGGGCCAGTGCACACTTgcataaaaaactattttacttGAACACTAGATATTTTCacaccataatttttttttatttttattttttatactatccctcattattatttattctttttttttaaatacaaaaattaattttcatcaagAACATTTTATTACTCTATAAAAGTTGTTAAATGTACCGAAACGGTTTCAAACAaactttttcctttcttttcttcttaccGCTTAGTACCACTCCACTACCCAGAGCGAGCGATGAAGCACGAAAAGCGCAAGTGAGATATTTGTTATGGCGTCTCTACTAGTCGTTGCGATTGACGGCGAAACGACACTAATCAGCGGCCACGAAGCACGTTCACACTGAGCCATGGAAGAGAAGCGCGTGATGCTTACATGGAGATACGAAAGTATCTTATAAAGAGGTTTCACACAAATCGAAATGTACAATTTGAATTGAAAGATTTGTTAGAGATCAATCTTGGAGATGTGGATGCTAGGCAAGAGGTAATGGTGTTTCTGGATTACTGGGGTTTGATTAATTTCGATTCTTTATCTTCTATGGGTTATGTTGATTCAGTGAAACAGGAGGAACCAACAGTTGAGTACCATTGCAAATCTTGTTCTGTTGACTGTTCTCTCAAGGGCTACCATTGCCAGAAGCAGGTTCTTGCCTATAATTTGGATGGTTTCTTGAATTGCATTGTTTAGTAAATTAGTAATATGTTTAAgatatttattaagttttgaTTTATAGTCTACAATTCAAATTTTGCAAGCCTGAGAAtcttgtaaaattatttatattggtCTCTGTTGTTGCAGATCCCTTCATTGCTTCAAGGATTTGTATTCATTAACTATCTTTTGTAAAATTTCTCTTCAAAAAAGTAGAGGAAACAAGAATCAGTTGaaatattttctgaattaaCTTAAATCTTTCTGGCATGTAGCACTTGCATAATTTGGTTATTTGAAGACTCTACGAGTTCTGATAGCTCAGAAAATCTACTGACCTTTCCAAATTTTACAAAATGCATCATCAAGAGATGGTATTTTCTGCTGATGGTCATTGTATCTGTTGATTTATTGTAGGTTTTATGGCTGTTTGTCATTGTTTGTGTTGATTGATTTTGCTGTCTGTCATTTAGATAGCAACAAGCTGGTCAACTGTTTAAacattttttgaacttttagCTATTGATTGTGTTTTGTTGGAAGACTAGGGTTATGATTATTAATTTCCTACTCAGTTGTATGATGTGTCTGACGGGGCAGATTTTTATATATGTACCAATTGCTTCAGTAATGGAAAATTTGGCTCTGGCATGTCCTCCTTGGATTTTTTACTCATGGAGCCGTCAGAAGTACCAGGGATTAGTGGTGGAAAATGGACTGATCAGGAGACTCTTTTGCTCCATGAAGCATTAGAACTTTATAAAGAAAACTGGAATGAAATTTCAGAACACGTTGCAGCAAAATCAAAAAGCTCAATTACACTTTTTCAAATGCCAATTGAAGATGCCTATGTTGATTGTGGTGATGATGCTGATGCAAGTTACAACGAAAATATAGATCCATCTACTTCTTGAGATGATTCGTCTGTTCACAAAGATGCTTTAGAATTTTATGAGAATAAGATTAGTGATGCCATTGAAGTCCATGCGCGGTCCCTTCAAATTGAAACTACTAAAGCTGACGATGGTAATAATGTGAAAGTTAATGAGGAGACTCCAAAACCAGACAATGTTGATGACGAGAAAACCTGTGAGCAAACCTCTAAATCAGaagatgatttaaaattaaaatttggtcAAGAAGAAGGCGACAACTATTCTCAAAATGCACTGGAGGaaacatttatatatgtttGGTTATTGTTGTAGACCTAAAGGGCCATCATCATCTGCTGAAGTTGGTAATCCTGTCATGGCATTGGTGAGTTGAAATGTGGATTATATGGGCTATTTAATATCAGTTTTTatatttgcattttcttttggGGCATGGTAACAAGTGTCAAATTTATTGAGTTTTTTGGTAGCGACATTGGCTCACCGAGTGTACCGATCAATGAGCCACTAACCACTAGGCCCAAATAGGGATTTTAATGAGGCGGATAGGGTACAAGTAGTAGTTCTCCCATATCTTACCTCTAGATAAATATTATCCATATATGTGCGGGTATCTGTTATGCGGGTATTcgcataaatttttaatatctacACATATCCACGAGTACCTATGGatatttaaaagaagaaattaatatttaataaaaaaatttaaccataaattcaaataaaaatacaatgcataacttttatgaatttcaaataaagtgaaaataactcatttaaatagtgttggatgacagtttacaaataaatgaagattttttaaaaccaattaataaaaaataatccattcaaaatcaatgtgttgatattttaataattctttttaatgtaaattaaaGTATAGCGGGTAAGGGTAttcacgggtacggatactatgatatccgAACCCGTTTTGTTAATATGCGGATATAAAAAATACCTGTACCTGT
Encoded here:
- the LOC114196293 gene encoding uncharacterized protein LOC114196293, whose protein sequence is MRYFLTLLPLLFLFLFVTNVESRNMGGEYWKMAAKNQDIAEEFKGLPTHENDEIYAKRERKDVKDSDLNSNVATYFNKGIDIESKKKITRTFEARPNSSAYGEKDIDCMEKKKMKKHFEPRPNVSAYDDNEVGVKDKNKVMKDFEPRLNASAYGDNKVDVKEKNKSVKDFEPRPNVSAYGDNDIDAKKKKEVKEDFEPRPNVSAYGDSDIDAKKKKEVKEDFEPRPNVSAYGDNNIDAKKKKEVKEDFEPRPNVSAYGDNDIDAKKKKEVKEDFEPRPNVSAYGNNDIDAKKKKKVKEDFDPRPNVSAYGDNDVQEREKNLADKFFEPRPNVSAYGDNEVSAKQKKEVVKDFEPRPNASAYGDNDIDAKKKNEVKEDFEQKPNVSVYDE
- the LOC114163745 gene encoding SWI/SNF complex subunit SWI3D-like encodes the protein MEIRKYLIKRFHTNRNVQFELKDLLEINLGDVDARQEVMVFLDYWGLINFDSLSSMGYVDSVKQEEPTVEYHCKSCSVDCSLKGYHCQKQIPSLLQGFVFINYLLFYGCLSLFVLIDFAVCHLDSNKLLYDVSDGADFYICTNCFSNGKFGSGMSSLDFLLMEPSEVPGISGGKWTDQETLLLHEALELYKENWNEISEHVAAKSKSSITLFQMPIEDAYVDCGDDADANALEFYENKISDAIEVHARSLQIETTKADDGNNVKVNEETPKPDNVDDEKTCEQTSKSEDDLKLKFGQEEGDNYSQNALEETFIYLPYSMDASQDSPVITEVFNVRRHPIAFFLGRMVDSGAAVASGHNSSKSMSVNSPSTVLSARHCFLLEDPPGDNKPSRSKRRWSLEKSIVLKEKAMIDNEEVAYDNCNLKLPSDQATRAVHGSDGSTLKDKVLLSSELKKGISPHKSSQPIQELKNGGVSNDLPAENRLPQYIKSNLGETKNVNAVSDLCPQIRASL